In Citrus sinensis cultivar Valencia sweet orange chromosome 4, DVS_A1.0, whole genome shotgun sequence, one DNA window encodes the following:
- the LOC102619023 gene encoding aspartic proteinase CDR1-like, translated as MATFLSCVFILFFLCFYVVSPIEAQTGGFSVELIHRDSPKSPFYNSSETPYQRLRDALTRSLNRLNHFNQNSSISSSKASQADIIPNNANYLIRISIGTPPTERLAVADTGSDLIWTQCEPCPPSQCYMQDSPLFDPKMSSTYKSLPCSSSQCASLNQKSCSGVNCQYSVSYGDGSFSNGNLATETVTLGSTTGQAVALPGITFGCGTNNGGLFNSKTTGIVGLGGGDISLISQMRTTIAGKFSYCLVPVSSTKINFGTNGIVSGPGVVSTPLTKAKTFYVLTIDAISVGNQRLGVSTPDIVIDSGTTLTFLPQGYNSNLLSVMSSMIEAQPVADPTGSLELCYSFNSLSQVPEVTIHFRGADVKLSPSNFFVKVSEDIVCSVFTGTNSVPIYGNIMQTNFLVGYDIEQQTVSFKPTDCTKQ; from the coding sequence ATGGCGACCTTCTTGAGTTGTGTATTcattctcttctttctttgtttttatgtCGTCTCTCCTATAGAAGCTCAAACTGGAGGTTTCAGTGTTGAGCTAATCCACCGTGACTCTCCCAAGTCTCCCTTTTACAACTCCAGTGAAACTCCCTACCAACGATTGAGAGATGCTTTGACTCGTTCTCTCAATCGTCTCAATCACTTTAATCAGAACTCATCAATATCTTCATCAAAAGCTTCCCAAGCTGATATAATACCCAATAACGCGAACTATCTCATACGTATATCAATTGGTACTCCCCCTACTGAAAGACTAGCTGTTGCTGATACAGGAAGTGACCTCATATGGACGCAGTGCGAGCCTTGCCCACCATCACAATGTTACATGCAGGACTCTCCACTTTTTGATCCTAAAATGTCATCTACTTACAAATCTCTTCCATGCTCGTCAAGCCAATGTGCATCTCTTAACCAAAAATCTTGCTCTGGGGTAAATTGTCAATACTCGGTCTCTTATGGAGATGGATCCTTCTCAAATGGCAATCTTGCTACCGAAACTGTTACTTTGGGTTCAACAACAGGACAGGCCGTGGCTCTGCCTGGAATAACCTTTGGTTGCGGAACAAACAATGGTGGCTTgtttaattcaaaaacaacCGGAATTGTTGGCCTTGGAGGCGGCGATATTTCACTTATTTCTCAAATGCGAACTACAATTGCTGGTAAATTCTCCTATTGTTTGGTTCCAGTAAGCTCaaccaaaatcaattttggcACCAATGGAATTGTTTCAGGTCCAGGAGTGGTTTCTACTCCCTTGACTAAAGCCAAAACCTTTTATGTTCTCACAATTGATGCAATCAGTGTAGGAAACCAAAGACTAGGAGTATCGACTCCAGACATTGTAATCGATTCTGGTACAACACTTACCTTCTTACCACAAGGTTATAACTCAAACTTGTTGTCAGTAATGTCTAGTATGATTGAGGCACAACCTGTTGCAGACCCTACAGGATCACTTGAACTTTGCTACAGTTTTAATTCACTATCTCAAGTTCCTGAAGTTACAATACATTTCAGAGGTGCAGATGTGAAATTGAGTCCTTCCAACTTTTTTGTGAAGGTCTCGGAGGATATTGTGTGTTCTGTTTTTACAGGTACCAATAGCGTGCCAATTTATGGTAATATAATGCAGACCAACTTTTTGGTCGGCTATGACATAGAACAACAAACTGTGTCATTTAAACCGACAGATTGCACCAAGCAGTAA
- the LOC102618445 gene encoding aspartic proteinase CDR1-like, whose translation MATFLSCAFILFFLFFYVVSPIEAQTGGFSVELIHRDSPKSPFYNSSETPYQRLRNAFTRSTNRPNHFNQNSSISSSKASQADIIPNIGDYLIRISIGTPATEILAVADTGSDLIWTQCEPCPPSQCYMQDSPLFDPKKSSTYKSLPCSSSQCASLNQKSCSGVNCQYSVSYGDGSFSNGNLATETVTLGSTTGQAVALPGITFGCGTNNGGLFNSKTTGIVGLGGGDISLISQMRSTIAAKFSYCLVQASSTKINFGTNGIVSGPGVVSTPLIVKSKTFYVLTIDAISVGNQRLAVMSGSTPGGGIVIDSGTTLTLLPQGYNSKLLSVMSSMIEAQPVADPKGSFELCYSFNSLSQVPEVTIHFRGADVKLSPSNFFVKVSEDIVCSVFKGTNSLPLYGNIMQTNFLVGYDIEQQTVSFKPTDCTKQ comes from the coding sequence ATGGCAACCTTCTTGAGTTGTGCATTcattctcttctttctttttttttatgtagtCTCTCCAATAGAAGCTCAAACTGGAGGTTTCAGTGTTGAGCTAATCCACCGTGACTCTCCCAAGTCTCCCTTTTACAACTCCAGTGAAACTCCCTACCAACGATTGAGAAATGCTTTTACTCGTTCTACCAATCGTCCCAATCACTTTAATCAGAACTCATCAATATCTTCATCAAAAGCTTCCCAAGCTGATATAATACCCAATATCGGAGACTATCTCATACGTATATCAATTGGTACTCCCGCGACTGAAATACTAGCAGTTGCTGATACAGGAAGTGACCTCATATGGACGCAGTGCGAGCCTTGCCCACCATCACAATGTTACATGCAGGACTCTCCACTTTTTGATCCTAAAAAGTCATCTACTTACAAATCTCTTCCATGCTCGTCAAGCCAATGTGCATCTCTTAACCAAAAATCTTGCTCTGGGGTAAATTGTCAATACTCGGTCTCTTATGGAGATGGATCCTTCTCAAATGGCAATCTTGCTACCGAAACTGTTACTTTGGGTTCAACAACAGGACAGGCCGTGGCTCTGCCTGGAATAACCTTTGGTTGCGGAACAAACAATGGTGGCTTgtttaattcaaaaacaacCGGAATTGTTGGCCTTGGAGGCGGCGATATTTCACTTATTTCTCAAATGCGATCTACAATTGCTGCTAAATTCTCCTATTGTTTGGTTCAGGCAAGCTCaaccaaaatcaattttggaACCAATGGAATTGTTTCAGGTCCAGGAGTGGTTTCTACTCCCTTGATTGTTAAATCCAAAACCTTTTATGTTCTCACAATTGATGCAATCAGTGTAGGAAACCAAAGACTAGCAGTTATGTCTGGATCGACTCCAGGAGGAGGCATTGTAATCGATTCTGGTACAACACTTACCTTATTGCCACAAGGTTATAACTCAAAACTGTTGTCAGTAATGTCCAGTATGATTGAGGCACAACCTGTTGCAGACCCTAAAGGATCATTTGAACTTTGCTACAGTTTTAATTCACTATCTCAAGTTCCTGAAGTTACAATACATTTCAGAGGTGCAGATGTGAAATTGAGTCCTTCCAACTTTTTTGTGAAGGTCTCGGAGGATATTGTGTGTTCTGTTTTTAAAGGTACCAATAGTCTGCCACTTTATGGTAATATAATGCAGACTAACTTTTTGGTCGGCTATGACATAGAACAACAAACTGTGTCATTTAAACCGACAGACTGCACCAAGCAGTAA
- the LOC102618160 gene encoding glutathione transferase GST 23-like, whose amino-acid sequence MAEVKLLKTWSSHFALRVVWALKLKGVQFDSIEEDLSNKSPLLLQHNPVYKKIPVLVHNGRAISESLVILEYIDETWKQYPLLPDDPYESARARFWAKFSDDKVFPSIWGVFIKQGKEQEEAFAQVFENFSFLEEELKGKKFFGGEKIGYADLALGWIAERVFELEEIGVKVIEKEKFPLVSAWMQEFLKVPVIKESLPPHEKLVTKMRGIREKYLGAAHPE is encoded by the exons ATGGCGGAGGTGAAGCTTCTGAAGACATGGTCTAGTCACTTTGCTTTGAGGGTTGTTTGGGCATTAAAGCTGAAGGGTGTTCAATTTGATTCCATAGAAGAAGATCTCTCCAACAAAAGCCCTTTACTTCTTCAGCACAATCCTGTTTACAAAAAGATTCCTGTGCTTGTACACAACGGCAGAGCAATCTCAGAATCTCTGGTAATTCTTGAATATATTGATGAGACTTGGAAGCAATACCCTTTGCTCCCTGATGATCCTTATGAGAGTGCCAGGGCTCGATTTTGGGCCAAATTCAGCGATGATAAG GTTTTTCCATCAATATGGGGTGTTTTCATCAAACAAGGGAAAGAACAAGAGGAAGCTTTTGCTCAGGTTTTTGagaattttagttttttagaAGAAGAGTTAAAgggaaagaaattttttgggGGAGAGAAGATCGGATATGCAGATCTTGCATTGGGTTGGATTGCTGAGAGGGTCTTTGAATTGGAAGAGATTGGTGTGAAAGTTATAGAGAAGGAGAAATTTCCATTGGTGTCAGCATGGATGCAAGAGTTTCTTAAGGTTCCAGTAATCAAAGAAAGCTTGCCACCTCACGAGAAACTAGTCACCAAAATGCGTGGCATCAGAGAGAAATATCTTGGAGCTGCACATCCTGAATGA
- the LOC102617878 gene encoding aspartic proteinase CDR1-like, with product MATVNASAISFLILCLSSLSITEAKGGFSLDLIRRDAPKSPFYSPDETYHQRVTKALKRSVNRVSHFDPAIITPNTAQADIISALGEYVMNISIGTPPVEILAIADTGSDLIWTQCKPCTECYKQAAPFFDPEQSSTYKDLSCDSRQCTAYERTSCSTEETCEYSATYGDRSFSNGNLAVETVTLGSTNGRPVALRNIIFGCGHNDDGTFNENATGIVGLGGGSVSLVTQMGSSIGGKFSYCLVPFLSSESSSKINFGSNGVVSGTGVVTTPLVAKDPDTFYFLTLESISVGKKKIHFDDASEGNIIIDSGTTLTFLPPDIVSKLTSAVSDLIKADPISDPEGVLDLCYPYSSDFKAPQITVHFSGADVVLSPENTFIRTSDTSVCFTFKGMEGQSIYGNLAQANFLVGYDTKAKTVSFKPTDCSK from the coding sequence ATGGCAACTGTCAATGCTTCAGCAATTTCATTCTTAATTCTTTGTCTGTCTAGTCTCTCCATAACAGAAGCGAAGGGAGGCTTTAGCCTTGATCTAATCCGTCGTGACGCGCCTAAATCACCCTTTTACAGTCCTGATGAAACTTACCACCAAAGAGTCACAAAGGCCTTGAAACGATCTGTTAATCGTGTCAGCCATTTTGATCCAGCTATTATCACACCAAACACTGCCCAAGCTGACATAATCTCAGCCCTTGGCGAGTATGTTATGAATATATCCATAGGAACTCCACCTGTTGAGATTTTAGCCATTGCTGATACTGGAAGTGATCTTATATGGACTCAGTGCAAGCCTTGCACTGAGTGTTACAAGCAAGCAGCTCCGTTCTTTGATCCTGAACAGTCCTCGACTTACAAAGATCTTTCTTGTGACTCAAGGCAATGCACTGCTTATGAGAGAACTTCCTGCTCAACGGAAGAAACTTGTGAATACTCGGCCACGTATGGCGATAGATCTTTCTCAAATGGTAATCTTGCTGTTGAGACTGTCACATTAGGTTCGACAAATGGCAGGCCTGTAGCTTTGCGCAATATAATCTTTGGTTGTGGGCATAACGATGATGGAACCTTCAATGAAAATGCAACTGGCATTGTTGGCCTTGGAGGCGGCTCTGTTTCGCTTGTTACTCAAATGGGTTCTTCAATTGGTGGCAAATTCTCATACTGTCTGGTTCCGTTTCTATCTTCTGAAAGCTCCAGCAAAATCAATTTCGGAAGCAATGGTGTTGTTTCTGGAACTGGGGTTGTTACTACTCCTTTGGTTGCCAAGGATCCTGACACATTTTACTTTCTTACATTGGAATCAATCAGTGTcggcaaaaagaaaattcattttgatGATGCTTCAGAGGGCAACATCATTATTGATTCCGGAACTACATTGACATTTTTGCCTCCGGATATTGTCTCAAAATTGACTTCAGCAGTGTCCGATTTGATCAAAGCTGATCCCATTAGTGATCCTGAGGGGGTCCTTGATCTTTGCTACCCTTATAGTTCTGACTTTAAGGCTCCACAAATCACAGTACATTTCAGCGGCGCAGATGTGGTGTTGAGTCCTGAGAACACCTTTATCAGGACAAGTGACACAAGTGTGTGCTTCACGTTTAAAGGAATGGAAGGGCAATCAATTTATGGCAACTTGGCTCAGGCGAACTTCTTGGTGGGATATGATACAAAGGCAAAGACTGTGTCTTTCAAACCAACTGATTGCTCTAAGTAG
- the LOC102617590 gene encoding probable glutathione S-transferase: MAEEVKLLMTWSSPFALRVVWALKLKGVQFDSIEEDLSNKSPLLLQYNPVHKKIPVLVHNGKPISESLVILEYVDETWRQYPLLPDGPYDRARARFWAKFSDDKVSPSMWGVFIKQGKEREEAFDQVFENLKFLEEELKGKKFFGGEKIGFADLALGWIAERVCVLEEIIGVKIVEEEKFPLVSAWMQEFVKVPIIKESLPPHEKLVTKIRGIREKFIGAA; this comes from the exons ATGGCAGAAGAAGTGAAGCTTTTGATGACGTGGTCAAGCCCCTTTGCTTTGAGGGTTGTTTGGGCATTAAAGCTGAAGGGTGTTCAATTCGATTCAATAGAAGAGGATCTCTCCAACAAAAGCCCTTTACTTCTTCAGTACAATCCTGTTCACAAAAAGATTCCTGTGCTTGTACACAACGGGAAACCGATCTCAGAATCTCTCGTAATTCTTGAATATGTCGACGAGACTTGGAGGCAATACCCTTTGCTCCCTGATGGTCCTTATGATAGAGCCAGGGCTCGCTTTTGGGCCAAATTCAGCGATGATAAG GTTTCTCCATCAATGTGGGGTGTTTTCATTAAACAAGGGAAAGAACGAGAGGAAGCTTTTGATCAAGtttttgagaatttgaaatttttagaaGAAGAGTTGAAgggaaagaaattttttgggGGAGAGAAGATCGGGTTTGCAGATCTTGCATTGGGTTGGATTGCTGAAAGGGTCTGTGTATTGGAAGAGATTATTGGTGTGAAAATTGTGGAGGAGGAGAAATTTCCACTGGTGTCAGCTTGGATGCAAGAGTTTGTTAAGGTTCCAATCATCAAAGAAAGCTTGCCCCCTCATGAGAAACTAGTCACGAAAATACGCGGCATCAGAGAGAAATTTATTGGAGCTGCATAG
- the LOC102617304 gene encoding probable glutathione S-transferase has product MAEEVKLLKTWSSPFGLRAFWILKLKGVQFDFIDEDLSNKSPLLLQSNPVYKKVPVLIHNGKPISESLVILEYVDETWKQNPLLPEDPYERARARFWAKFGEDKVLVSIWNAFIKQGKEQEEAIGLAIETLKFLEEELKGKRFFGGEKIGLADLALGWLANLIGVFEEVIGVKLIEKERFPLLSAWMQEFAEAPVIKESWPPHEKLVTKFRAIREPYVAAAAQPK; this is encoded by the exons ATGGCAGAAGAAGTGAAGCTTTTGAAGACGTGGTCAAGCCCCTTTGGTTTGAGAGCTTTTTGGATATTGAAACTCAAGGGCGTTCAATTTGATTTCATAGATGAAGATCTCTCTAACAAAAGCCCTTTACTTCTTCAATCTAATCCTGTCTATAAAAAAGTTCCTGTACTCATACACAACGGGAAACCAATCTCAGAATCACTAGTAATTCTTGAATATGTTGATGAGACTTGGAAGCAAAATCCTTTGCTTCCTGAAGATCCTTACGAAAGAGCCAGGGCTCGCTTCTGGGCTAAATTTGGTGAAGATAAG GTTTTGGTATCAATATGGAATGCTTTCATTAAGCAAGGGAAAGAACAAGAGGAAGCTATTGGCCTAGCAATTGAGACTCTGAAATTCTTAGAAGAAGAGCTGAAGGGAAAGAGATTTTTTGGTGGAGAGAAGATTGGATTGGCAGATCTTGCATTGGGCTGGCTTGCTAATTTGATCGGCGTATTTGAAGAGGTAATTGGTGTGAAACTGATAGAAAAGGAGCGGTTTCCACTGCTGTCAGCTTGGATGCAAGAGTTTGCTGAGGCCCCTGTAATCAAAGAAAGCTGGCCACCTCATGAAAAACTAGTCACCAAATTTCGTGCCATCCGAGAGCCTTATGTTGCAGCTGCTGCCCAGCCTAAATGA